The nucleotide sequence TCGAGAACGAAAGCATCGTATTCTAACAAAAGCGTCGTCTCGGTGGAGTCACCATGATTCAAAACGATTTCAGCACCACCAATGATACCGGCACGGGCACTGAGCGTATCTTTGGCAATCAAAGCAACGGGAGCTTCTCCCAACGCGGTTTTGAGGCGAGATACGCGTGTGGCGGTGTTGATAGAGTCTTCAATAATTTGCTGAAAATATTTGAGGAGTATGAGAGTCAAAAAGGTATTGCCCTGTATACAGAGGCAAGGCTGACTCCCAAAGAGGAAGGAGCCATCGTGCACAGCGTCTACGCGCCAAGAAACTTTCACATTGTGAATCATTGTCAAGAAATCGTTGATATCTTCATTAACACAGGCTTTTAATGCGGTTTCTAGTTCATCTAAAAAAGCTTTATCAGCCTCAAAGTTTTGGAGCTGCTCAGCGAGAACGCGAATGCCTGCACTAATGACGTAGCCCCAGTGATTGGGGAGTTTAGCAATCATGAACTGAGAGCAAATCAATTTATCTGTAGGAGCTATTTTCCAACGCTGAAAAGCTTCGTATACATCAGGTAAATGAAAAATCATACTTCACCTAAGGCACAGATGGTCTTTCCACAGAGGGCTTGATTTTCTTTGAGTAGGCTATGGAGATTATTCATCATTTCTTTGAGTGATTGACTACGCCCAATGGCTTGGCGAAAAGGTGCAGGTTCCGGTAAATTTAAGGAAAAGTACATTAACATTTCTTTAGTCTTGTTCAAAGTGCCGCTTTCGCTGTCGCAAAAATCGGTAAAGGCATCACACATACCCTTATAAAAATTGTAAATATCTTGCCATTGAGGAATGAAAGCTTCTTGGCCAGCCATGATTTGCGAAGTTTGCAAAAATATCCAGGGATTAGCAAGGGCGCCACGACCAATCATAACGCCATCACAATTGGTTTCTTTAAACATGCGGATCGCATCAGCAGCGGTGAGCACATCGCCGTTGCCAATGACGGGGATAGGAGATTTTTCTTTGAGAGCCGCAATGATTCTCCAGTCCGATTGACCCTTGTAGTGATCAATTCTACGGCGCGGATGAACTGCAAGGAAATCGGCACCTGAATCAACGATAGCTTTGAGTATCTCAAAAACATCTTCCTTATTATCAAAACCCGCACGAATTTTTGCGGAAAGCGCACAGGAGACTTGTTCACGCA is from Lentisphaera profundi and encodes:
- a CDS encoding tRNA-dihydrouridine synthase family protein yields the protein MTSAFPFKLSLAPMEGVTNPLMRNQIAQHGGLDLLCTEFIRISSNTPSLRVLKKQVVKTDDIPLSVQIMGNDASLMASSAKLMVDCGADIVDVNMGCPTKRAVKGGVGSAMLKDTSLCYQVLSAMREQVSCALSAKIRAGFDNKEDVFEILKAIVDSGADFLAVHPRRRIDHYKGQSDWRIIAALKEKSPIPVIGNGDVLTAADAIRMFKETNCDGVMIGRGALANPWIFLQTSQIMAGQEAFIPQWQDIYNFYKGMCDAFTDFCDSESGTLNKTKEMLMYFSLNLPEPAPFRQAIGRSQSLKEMMNNLHSLLKENQALCGKTICALGEV